A portion of the Halobacterium zhouii genome contains these proteins:
- a CDS encoding alkaline phosphatase family protein, translating into MTEASENRVLLVGLDAACDAVLDPLLEDGRLPTIGSVLADGVRGRLESQFPPWTPSAWPSLFTGTNPGKHGAYGFLSFDGYDWDVVNRTRVRQHALWELLDHHGLSSVVVNVPVTHPPRPFDGALIPGYTAPEDASGHPDGVLDDVEAELGPYSVYGEHHDDPADARAEYEHLVESRGDAFCHLVERVDPDFGFLQFQQTDTVFHEHPGGEELVAAVYEAVDEQVGRAIDAFDPDTVVLASDHGIGPYTGSELRVNDFLAERGHAETTNEGDAPSWSELSRTRLRGEGDDGPSTLARAVGALSAVGVTSQRLGSALDRLGLADLALRVAPSDAVRAGAEHVDFSESAAFMRSRVECGVRLNVAGREPDGVVDPDEYEAVRADVIDELAALRLPDGGPVFDRVLPREAVFDGPYVEDAPDVVLVPANWNQFLSASIHGERFGDPSEPYNHKPHGVVAAAGDGVTASADPGGAHLLDVAPTVLAAFGLPVADHMDGSVLPGFDHPGTDTYPAFDAADAAATDDARVEEHLSNLGYLE; encoded by the coding sequence ATGACCGAGGCCTCCGAGAACCGTGTGCTCCTCGTCGGCCTCGACGCCGCCTGCGACGCCGTCCTCGACCCCCTACTCGAGGACGGGCGACTGCCGACCATCGGGTCGGTGCTCGCAGACGGCGTCAGAGGCAGACTCGAGTCGCAGTTCCCGCCCTGGACACCGAGCGCGTGGCCGTCGTTGTTCACCGGGACGAACCCCGGGAAACACGGCGCGTACGGCTTCCTCTCGTTCGACGGCTACGACTGGGACGTCGTGAACAGAACCCGCGTTCGACAGCACGCACTCTGGGAACTCCTGGACCACCACGGGCTGTCGAGCGTCGTCGTCAACGTCCCCGTCACACATCCACCCCGGCCGTTCGACGGCGCGCTGATTCCCGGGTACACGGCGCCCGAGGATGCCAGCGGCCACCCCGACGGCGTGCTCGACGACGTCGAAGCCGAGCTCGGGCCGTACTCGGTCTACGGCGAGCACCACGACGACCCGGCTGACGCCCGGGCGGAGTACGAGCACCTCGTCGAATCCCGGGGGGACGCGTTCTGTCACCTGGTCGAACGCGTCGACCCCGACTTTGGCTTCCTCCAGTTCCAGCAGACCGACACCGTGTTCCACGAACACCCCGGGGGAGAGGAACTCGTCGCCGCGGTGTACGAGGCCGTCGACGAGCAGGTCGGCCGCGCAATCGACGCCTTCGACCCGGACACGGTGGTGCTCGCGAGCGACCACGGCATCGGGCCGTACACCGGTAGCGAACTCCGCGTGAACGACTTCCTCGCGGAGCGCGGGCACGCCGAAACCACGAACGAGGGCGACGCCCCGTCGTGGTCCGAGCTCTCGCGGACCCGACTGCGCGGCGAGGGTGACGACGGACCCAGCACGCTGGCCCGCGCGGTCGGCGCGCTCTCGGCCGTCGGCGTCACCAGCCAGCGACTCGGGAGCGCCCTCGACCGACTGGGGCTGGCGGACCTCGCGCTCCGCGTGGCGCCCAGCGACGCCGTCCGCGCGGGCGCAGAACACGTCGATTTCTCGGAGTCGGCCGCGTTCATGCGCTCGCGGGTCGAATGTGGGGTTCGGCTCAACGTCGCCGGCCGGGAACCTGACGGCGTCGTCGACCCCGACGAGTACGAGGCCGTGCGGGCGGACGTCATCGACGAACTCGCAGCACTCCGCCTTCCCGACGGCGGCCCCGTCTTCGACCGGGTGCTGCCCCGCGAAGCCGTCTTCGACGGCCCGTACGTCGAGGACGCGCCGGACGTCGTGCTCGTTCCCGCCAACTGGAACCAGTTCCTCTCGGCGTCCATCCACGGTGAGCGCTTCGGCGACCCCTCCGAACCCTACAACCACAAACCACACGGCGTCGTCGCGGCGGCCGGCGACGGCGTCACCGCGTCGGCCGACCCCGGCGGCGCCCACCTCCTCGACGTCGCGCCCACCGTCCTCGCGGCGTTCGGCCTCCCCGTCGCCGACCACATGGACGGCAGCGTCCTGCCCGGGTTCGACCACCCCGGCACCGACACCTATCCCGCGTTCGACGCGGCCGACGCGGCGGCGACCGACGACGCCCGCGTCGAAGAACACCTCTCGAACCTCGGCTACCTCGAATAA
- a CDS encoding DUF7331 family protein, with protein sequence MEQSTPTVPLRLETSDDGVVISDPENDDAWLRSDVTASVR encoded by the coding sequence GTGGAACAGTCGACACCTACCGTCCCGCTCCGCCTGGAGACGTCGGACGACGGCGTCGTCATCTCGGACCCCGAAAACGACGACGCGTGGCTCCGCTCGGACGTCACTGCCTCCGTCCGCTGA
- a CDS encoding lipid II:glycine glycyltransferase FemX, which produces MALDVRLATDDDLDQWNRFVDKSPHGTPFHTLEALDVLADHADADLYRYVGYKGQERVGVFPVFLRHRGPVTMAFSPPPGLKVTYLGPVIADNQTKTRRKERQNRHFVQAVLDDVEAEHGPLYYHVKPAAQYPDSRPFVWNGFESTVSHTYHVDLTTDRDDLFDAFSSDARRSVRDCRDADCEVREGDADTVRWFLPRLAALHDDRDAAFDITADFVVDLWESMPEDAAYVYEARVDGDIAGGWVLLESGDTAYYWQAFATREVDVGVNDYAVWTMMQDAMDRGVETFDLVGANKLNLAKYKSKFAPDLVTHEALERGSYPMRFAANVYQWMK; this is translated from the coding sequence ATGGCTCTCGACGTCAGACTAGCAACAGACGACGACCTCGACCAATGGAACCGCTTCGTCGACAAATCACCACACGGCACGCCGTTCCACACGCTGGAGGCCCTCGACGTGCTCGCGGACCACGCCGACGCCGACCTCTACCGATACGTCGGCTACAAGGGCCAGGAGCGGGTCGGCGTGTTCCCCGTGTTCCTGCGACACCGCGGCCCCGTGACCATGGCGTTCTCTCCGCCGCCCGGGCTCAAGGTTACCTACCTCGGCCCGGTCATCGCGGACAACCAGACGAAGACGCGGCGCAAGGAACGCCAGAACCGCCACTTCGTGCAGGCGGTGCTCGACGACGTCGAGGCAGAGCACGGACCCTTGTACTACCACGTGAAGCCCGCTGCGCAGTACCCTGACTCGCGCCCGTTCGTCTGGAACGGGTTCGAGAGTACGGTCAGTCACACGTACCACGTCGACCTCACGACCGACCGCGACGACCTCTTCGACGCGTTCAGTAGCGACGCGCGGCGTTCGGTCCGGGACTGCCGGGACGCCGACTGTGAGGTCCGTGAGGGCGATGCGGACACTGTCAGGTGGTTTCTGCCGCGACTCGCGGCCCTCCACGACGACCGGGACGCGGCCTTCGACATCACCGCCGACTTCGTCGTGGACCTCTGGGAGAGTATGCCGGAGGACGCTGCGTACGTCTACGAGGCGCGCGTCGACGGTGACATCGCGGGCGGGTGGGTGCTCCTGGAGTCCGGGGACACCGCGTACTACTGGCAGGCGTTCGCGACCCGCGAGGTCGACGTCGGCGTGAACGACTACGCCGTCTGGACGATGATGCAGGACGCGATGGACCGCGGCGTGGAGACGTTCGACCTCGTCGGCGCGAACAAACTCAATCTCGCGAAGTACAAATCGAAGTTCGCTCCCGACCTCGTCACCCACGAGGCTCTCGAACGCGGGTCGTACCCGATGCGGTTCGCGGCGAACGTCTACCAGTGGATGAAGTGA
- a CDS encoding alkaline phosphatase family protein yields the protein MPDGVRTLVLGFDALDDRYLDRFEDVTPTLSRLRAEGVSAPLDSTHPPWTASAWPSMYTGTDPSHHGVYGFFTYDYPDDGRLVTRNDVDAPALWNYLSERGVRSTVLNVPVTHPAEPIEGALIPGYLGGEADAGHPEGIRDDLSAAIGEEYRIYSAGEVAEDSDEKLQGYLDLIDARKRAAVELLSDREWELAVVQVQKTDAVFHNFDDEAAFRAVYEAADDLAAATIDAVDGPVNVVVCSDHGMGRKEGYQIQLNDVLRRAGYVEATSDTGTVSIGAEKRRLMGAGEGTGAGTDEGDDSSSLLTGGVSAVEGALSRVGVTPGRVYALAAAVGIEDLLVDVIPDEVRQSAGEGVDWRASRAYCRSSSHLGVRINLEGREPSGTVPQAEYEQVRDDLISLLTDLETPDGEPAFESVLPREAVYDGPYVEDAPDVIVYPRNADHVLSTNLYGREFVPADVHDHDPTGVFIGHGPGFDHAATPDRLSLTDVAPTVMALLGHPVPQRMTGTAPRDALSVPTERADYGDVPFGTDRAVEDAREEVTDSLADLGYI from the coding sequence ATGCCTGACGGTGTTCGAACGCTCGTGCTGGGGTTCGACGCGCTCGACGACCGGTATCTCGACCGGTTCGAAGACGTCACGCCGACGCTCTCGAGACTGCGGGCCGAGGGCGTCTCGGCCCCGTTGGACTCGACGCATCCGCCCTGGACCGCCAGCGCGTGGCCGTCGATGTACACGGGCACTGACCCGAGCCACCACGGCGTCTACGGCTTCTTCACGTACGACTACCCCGACGACGGCCGCCTGGTCACGCGCAACGACGTGGACGCGCCCGCGCTCTGGAACTACCTCTCCGAGCGCGGCGTCCGGTCCACCGTGCTGAACGTCCCGGTGACGCATCCGGCGGAACCCATCGAGGGCGCACTGATTCCGGGCTACCTCGGGGGCGAGGCCGACGCGGGACACCCCGAGGGAATCCGCGACGACCTTTCTGCCGCTATCGGCGAGGAGTACCGGATATACTCCGCGGGGGAGGTGGCCGAGGACTCCGACGAGAAACTCCAGGGGTACCTCGACCTGATCGACGCGCGAAAGCGGGCCGCCGTCGAGTTGTTGTCCGACCGGGAGTGGGAACTGGCGGTCGTACAGGTCCAGAAGACCGACGCGGTCTTCCACAACTTCGACGACGAGGCAGCGTTTCGCGCGGTGTACGAGGCCGCCGACGACCTCGCTGCGGCGACCATCGACGCGGTCGACGGCCCGGTCAACGTCGTGGTCTGCTCCGACCACGGCATGGGGCGAAAGGAGGGGTACCAGATACAGCTCAACGACGTGTTGCGCCGCGCGGGCTACGTGGAGGCCACGAGCGACACGGGCACCGTCTCCATCGGCGCGGAGAAACGCCGACTGATGGGGGCGGGCGAGGGAACGGGAGCGGGAACGGACGAGGGCGACGACTCGTCGTCGCTTCTCACCGGCGGCGTCAGCGCCGTCGAGGGTGCGCTCTCGCGCGTCGGTGTCACGCCAGGGCGGGTGTACGCGCTAGCGGCGGCCGTCGGCATCGAGGACCTGCTCGTCGACGTGATCCCCGACGAAGTCCGACAGTCCGCCGGCGAAGGGGTCGACTGGCGCGCCTCGCGGGCGTACTGCCGGAGTTCCTCCCACCTCGGCGTCCGCATCAACCTCGAGGGCCGTGAGCCCTCGGGGACCGTTCCACAGGCGGAGTACGAGCAGGTCCGCGACGACCTGATATCTCTGTTGACCGACCTGGAGACGCCCGACGGCGAACCCGCCTTCGAGTCCGTCCTTCCGCGCGAAGCCGTCTACGACGGCCCGTACGTCGAGGACGCGCCGGACGTGATCGTCTACCCCCGGAACGCAGACCACGTGTTGTCGACGAACCTCTACGGGCGCGAATTCGTGCCGGCTGACGTCCACGACCACGACCCGACGGGCGTCTTCATCGGCCACGGCCCCGGGTTCGACCACGCAGCGACGCCGGACCGCCTCTCGCTGACCGATGTCGCCCCCACCGTCATGGCGCTGCTGGGTCACCCCGTCCCACAGCGGATGACCGGAACGGCCCCGCGGGACGCCCTCTCGGTCCCCACCGAGCGGGCGGACTACGGTGACGTGCCCTTCGGCACCGACCGCGCGGTCGAGGACGCCCGCGAGGAAGTGACGGACTCCCTGGCGGACCTCGGTTACATATGA
- a CDS encoding right-handed parallel beta-helix repeat-containing protein, giving the protein MSVSKESARNRVTRRDALRWLATGVAASVAGCGTPDSDATQTSPGTNGPATGAPTTGDAATASPANDLDRSAFSTVVDFGELDASDGTRSIVPILEEKVTDDSLVRLPPGRYLMTGPWNVSDVDNVAVVGDDATIVVPPGFSDNLFSPGPGNTSGFRLEGLTFDFTHRNTGGRVLHAKVDDGLVVRDISVRGTLDVVDNIMRVDVTDPDGSALVERLHLPDGAVAGTGASGVLVGGSNRGDIRFADCRIQGFPDNALYASPDEGTIEVFGGVYMNSGISNVRIRGDSHVRGVHVRCDRAPEGFPNMRGIRLRGGSNVLVEDCTVEMLDVTYSDGAITVSSQTEGATIRNTHVRTDADRVTGLRAKPLVRKSNPDAVLDVENVTFTGTARDGAAVQVTERDSVTIHNVCIQESGESRNGIGLLDASDVRIADSYVDVPGVPIHAVDSAYITSNVETSNSGDLPGYCQG; this is encoded by the coding sequence GTGAGTGTGTCGAAGGAGTCCGCTCGAAACCGCGTGACGCGGCGTGACGCCCTGCGGTGGCTCGCGACGGGAGTCGCCGCGTCGGTTGCCGGCTGTGGCACGCCCGACTCGGACGCGACGCAGACGAGTCCGGGGACGAACGGTCCAGCGACCGGCGCGCCGACGACCGGTGACGCGGCCACGGCGAGTCCGGCGAACGACCTCGACAGGTCCGCGTTCTCCACGGTCGTCGACTTCGGGGAACTGGACGCGTCGGATGGAACGCGCTCTATCGTGCCGATTCTGGAGGAGAAGGTGACCGACGACAGCCTCGTCCGTCTCCCGCCTGGCCGATACCTGATGACCGGTCCCTGGAACGTGAGCGACGTCGATAACGTCGCCGTGGTCGGGGACGACGCCACTATCGTGGTGCCGCCGGGGTTCAGCGACAACCTCTTTTCGCCCGGCCCTGGGAACACGTCGGGGTTCCGCCTGGAGGGGCTGACCTTCGATTTCACCCACCGGAACACGGGCGGACGCGTACTCCACGCGAAAGTCGACGACGGCCTCGTCGTGCGCGACATCTCAGTCCGGGGCACGCTCGACGTCGTGGACAACATCATGCGGGTCGACGTCACCGACCCTGACGGCTCCGCGCTCGTCGAACGCCTCCACCTCCCGGACGGCGCGGTGGCTGGCACGGGTGCCAGCGGCGTGCTCGTCGGCGGGTCGAACCGCGGCGACATTCGCTTTGCGGACTGCCGGATACAGGGGTTCCCCGACAACGCGCTGTACGCGTCCCCCGACGAGGGAACCATCGAGGTGTTCGGCGGCGTGTACATGAACAGCGGCATCTCGAACGTGCGCATCCGTGGCGACAGCCACGTCCGCGGCGTACACGTCCGGTGTGACCGCGCGCCCGAGGGCTTCCCGAACATGCGCGGCATTCGTCTGCGCGGCGGGTCGAACGTGCTAGTAGAGGACTGTACCGTCGAGATGCTGGACGTCACGTACAGCGACGGCGCGATCACGGTCTCCTCGCAGACGGAGGGCGCCACCATCCGGAACACCCACGTTCGCACCGACGCCGACCGCGTTACTGGCCTCCGCGCGAAACCACTCGTCAGGAAGTCGAACCCCGACGCAGTTCTCGACGTGGAGAACGTCACGTTCACCGGCACCGCACGCGATGGGGCCGCCGTCCAGGTGACCGAACGCGACAGCGTCACCATCCACAACGTCTGCATCCAGGAGAGTGGCGAGAGTCGGAACGGGATCGGCCTCTTGGACGCCAGCGACGTCCGCATCGCAGACTCCTACGTCGACGTGCCGGGCGTCCCGATCCACGCCGTGGACTCCGCGTACATCACGTCGAACGTCGAGACATCGAATTCCGGCGACCTCCCAGGGTACTGTCAGGGGTGA